From the genome of Bicyclus anynana chromosome 20, ilBicAnyn1.1, whole genome shotgun sequence, one region includes:
- the LOC112052115 gene encoding uncharacterized protein LOC112052115 isoform X2: MDPLVEIPRNKWPELRDLYRNKWPDDAVAFCFLDTQITYPKLAEYCNIKVYSPEGDIHNGFVAVYFNEMGETYEVMIQLLDNIDIIEKALAGSKVIDWTKAFYVSSASPVVVECFRNLEKKLNVIGNTRGNKAYRHFIDRTSKQFDISNSPPDTYVADLKPEHLHIIDKTWTFYSDRSYKMFESLLKNHLTYVLYSTNDDPLAWITIGWEGTLTHLYCIEGHRKKGYAEYILKYAVNDQLNRGKDILGYTLEKNAQAQKLFDKLNFERVGYDTWIDVIKK; this comes from the exons ATGGATCCGTTAGTAGAAATTCCACGAAACAAATGGCCTGAGCTCAGAGATTTGTATCGCAACAAATGGCCCGATGACGCTGTTGCATTCTGTTTTCTGGACACTCAAATAACATATCCCAAGCTTGCTGAATATTGTAACATCAAAGTATATTCTCCAGAAGGTGACATTCACAATGGATTCGTTGCtgtttatttcaatgaaatG GGTGAAACTTACGAAGTAATGATACAGCTGTTGGACAATATTGATATAATTGAAAAAGCTCTTGCTGGGTCTAAAGTAATTGACTGGACGAAAGCTTTTTATGTTTCTTCGGCAAGTCCAGTTGTTGTGGAATGTTTTCGGAATCTGGAAAAAAAACTCAACGTGATTGGAAACACTAGAGGAAACAAAGCATACAGACACTTTATTGATAGAACTTCTAAGCAATTTGACATTAG CAACAGTCCACCAGATACATACGTAGCTGATCTTAAACCTGagcatttacatattattgatAAAACATGGACGTTTTACAGTGACAGATCCTACAAAATGTTCGAATCATTGCTAAAAAACCACCTGACTTATGTCCTGTACTCTACAAATGATGATCCTTTAGCATGGATCACTATCGGGTGGGAAGGTACTTTGACTCATTTATACTGTATAGAAGGACATAGGAAGAAGGGTTATGCTGAATATATTCTGAAATATGCTGTGAACGATCAACTAAATAGAGGAAAAGATATTCTTGGCTATACGTTAGAAAAAAACGCACAAGCACAGAAATTATTCGATAAATTGAACTTTGAACGAGTTGGTTATGATACGTGGATAGATGTTATTAAGAAGTAA